The Cylindrospermopsis curvispora GIHE-G1 genome contains a region encoding:
- a CDS encoding mechanosensitive ion channel family protein, translated as MEAIMKILQGINQSNTIFVKIAAILIILTLIQVLRRFFVGVVIKTIENLTNKTKTTLDDELISIIKPALNWLILIGGFWIINEILAQELGPKLTETIGKSLNLIVIFIIGYIVYRSSSILGQIIANFVLQTETELDELLRPVMPKIFQSAAVVVLAIKISEIFLGQSAGALVGLLGGAGITFGLLLKDIVYDWFCTVIIYSDALFKEGDWVGVSGLDGFVQVLHIGFRTTTLHVVKWGSIIKMPNSRLIGGVVENWSQNPGEELRWGLNLVLKIDGISARQTARICDSIQQMPKSIAGLSPVSTVRFKNIEKNARVIEIMAFVNDDNLYFQAERELNLAILEMLEQEGIDFLYVDLRTEPEKYKLSIENN; from the coding sequence ATGGAAGCAATAATGAAAATACTCCAGGGAATTAACCAGTCCAATACTATTTTTGTCAAGATAGCTGCAATTTTGATAATACTAACACTAATACAAGTGTTGAGAAGGTTTTTTGTGGGAGTAGTGATCAAAACCATAGAAAATCTTACAAACAAAACAAAAACCACACTGGATGATGAGTTAATTAGTATTATTAAGCCAGCTTTAAACTGGTTAATTTTGATAGGGGGATTTTGGATAATTAACGAAATTCTTGCTCAGGAGTTGGGTCCCAAACTGACAGAGACTATTGGCAAGAGTTTAAATCTAATAGTGATCTTCATTATTGGTTATATTGTTTATCGTTCTTCTTCAATTTTGGGGCAAATAATTGCCAACTTTGTGCTGCAAACTGAAACTGAGTTAGATGAGTTGCTCAGACCAGTAATGCCCAAGATTTTTCAATCAGCTGCAGTGGTTGTCTTGGCAATCAAGATCAGTGAAATATTTTTAGGTCAATCTGCAGGTGCACTTGTTGGTTTGTTAGGTGGTGCTGGTATTACCTTTGGTTTATTACTGAAGGATATCGTTTATGACTGGTTTTGTACGGTGATTATCTATTCTGATGCTCTGTTTAAAGAAGGTGACTGGGTAGGAGTATCAGGACTGGATGGTTTTGTACAGGTTCTACATATTGGTTTTAGAACTACAACACTGCATGTAGTTAAATGGGGTTCAATTATCAAGATGCCCAATTCTCGGTTGATTGGTGGAGTGGTGGAAAATTGGTCCCAAAATCCAGGGGAAGAATTAAGGTGGGGTCTGAATTTGGTTCTCAAAATAGATGGCATTTCCGCACGACAAACTGCCAGAATCTGTGATAGCATTCAACAAATGCCAAAGTCTATTGCTGGATTATCTCCTGTTTCTACAGTCAGGTTCAAAAACATTGAAAAAAACGCCCGTGTAATTGAGATAATGGCATTTGTTAATGATGATAACCTCTATTTTCAGGCCGAGAGGGAATTAAATTTAGCAATCTTGGAAATGTTAGAGCAAGAGGGTATTGATTTCCTCTATGTGGATCTAAGAACTGAGCCGGAAAAATATAAGCTCTCTATTGAAAATAATTGA
- the egtD gene encoding L-histidine N(alpha)-methyltransferase, with protein MLLAPVTVLEQQYQHLHDDGQDVIQGLLGNPKTLSPKYFYDDRGSLLFEEICDLPEYYPTRTEASILQQYAGEIAELTNCCELIELGSGSSTKTQLLLDAYQKISHTCRYLPVDVSGGILKTSVLQLKDKYPQIDIHGLLGTYEQALFHLESNYLQSRLLFFLGSSLGNFSQQECDRFLTQVSTTLKTGDFLLLGVDLHKDKGILEPAYNDAQGVTAAFNLNMLTHLNWRFNGNFDTNLFKHQATYNLKERQIEMRLHCQESHWVNLASLDLQVFFEAGESILTEISRKFDLLQMSQQLESKGLKTVRTWKDDNGWFGLILCQKSL; from the coding sequence ATGCTTTTAGCACCCGTAACAGTTTTAGAACAACAATATCAACACTTGCATGATGATGGTCAGGATGTAATTCAGGGATTACTTGGAAATCCCAAAACCTTGTCCCCTAAGTATTTTTATGATGATCGGGGTTCCCTATTATTTGAGGAAATTTGTGATTTGCCAGAATATTATCCTACTCGTACAGAAGCTTCAATTTTGCAACAATATGCTGGGGAAATTGCCGAACTAACTAATTGTTGTGAGTTGATAGAATTGGGTAGTGGTAGTTCTACTAAAACTCAACTTTTACTGGATGCTTATCAGAAAATATCCCATACTTGTAGATACCTACCAGTTGATGTGAGTGGAGGTATTCTCAAAACTAGCGTTCTGCAATTGAAGGATAAATATCCTCAAATTGATATTCATGGGTTGCTGGGAACCTATGAACAGGCATTATTTCATTTAGAGTCCAATTATTTACAATCTCGTTTGTTGTTTTTCCTGGGTAGTTCCCTAGGCAATTTTAGTCAACAGGAATGTGATAGATTCCTCACCCAAGTTTCCACAACTTTAAAAACCGGTGATTTCCTTTTGCTGGGGGTTGATTTACACAAAGACAAAGGGATTTTAGAACCAGCTTATAATGATGCTCAAGGTGTAACTGCTGCGTTTAACTTGAACATGCTTACCCATTTAAATTGGCGATTTAATGGAAATTTTGACACAAACTTGTTTAAGCACCAAGCAACATATAATTTGAAAGAAAGGCAAATTGAAATGCGACTCCATTGTCAAGAAAGTCATTGGGTGAATTTAGCATCTTTGGATTTACAGGTTTTCTTTGAAGCAGGTGAGTCTATACTAACAGAAATTTCCCGCAAATTTGATTTACTCCAAATGTCCCAGCAACTGGAAAGCAAAGGATTAAAAACAGTGAGAACTTGGAAGGATGACAATGGGTGGTTTGGATTAATTCTTTGTCAAAAATCTTTGTAA
- the ovoA gene encoding 5-histidylcysteine sulfoxide synthase: MPTLSRLPHLASTQIINLDCCSRKNLLDYFNNSWELETTLLRSITHPDAFYLNPDPLRNRLIFYLGHSAVFYINKLVRVGLLPNPINPQFEILFEVGVDPETPDELELATQHIIWPDVDQVWEYRENARQAITEIIENTPLNLPIHAQHPLWALLMGIEHSRIHFETSSMLLRQLPVEYLRLPSGWNYAPSHGKIPPNQMQEIPGALVKLGKKEDDLTFGWDSEYGSLEIVVRPFLASSNLITNGEFLQFIQAGGYENSEYWHGESWQWKQQNNVQHPKFWLLENSHNYKYRATFDILELPVDWPVEVNYYEAMAYCQWQGTRLMTEPEWNRAWEFSTNNQGDRTEENNYNLKLKYISPSPVGMFSKRSGLADLRGNVWEWLSSTFSPLPGFTTHYLYEDQSAPFFDGKHQMMVGGSWATNGTMALPCYRNWFRPYFYQHVGFRTAMSL, from the coding sequence ATGCCAACCCTATCCCGACTTCCTCATCTAGCATCTACCCAAATCATCAACCTAGATTGTTGTAGTAGGAAAAACCTGCTTGATTACTTTAACAACTCTTGGGAGTTAGAAACAACCCTATTAAGAAGCATCACTCACCCGGATGCTTTTTACCTGAATCCGGATCCTTTGAGAAACCGATTAATTTTTTATTTGGGACACTCAGCAGTTTTTTACATTAACAAGTTAGTTCGAGTTGGATTATTGCCAAATCCCATCAATCCCCAATTTGAGATTTTGTTCGAGGTTGGTGTTGACCCAGAAACACCTGATGAACTAGAATTGGCAACCCAACATATTATCTGGCCGGATGTAGACCAGGTTTGGGAATATAGAGAAAATGCCAGACAAGCAATTACTGAGATAATTGAAAATACACCTTTAAATTTGCCTATTCACGCCCAACATCCCCTATGGGCATTATTAATGGGAATTGAACACAGTCGCATACATTTTGAGACCTCTTCTATGCTGCTACGTCAGTTACCAGTTGAGTATTTAAGGTTGCCATCAGGATGGAATTATGCACCCAGTCATGGTAAAATACCCCCTAATCAAATGCAGGAAATTCCTGGTGCTTTAGTTAAATTAGGTAAGAAAGAAGATGATTTAACTTTTGGTTGGGATAGCGAATATGGCAGTTTAGAAATTGTAGTTCGACCGTTTTTAGCCAGTAGTAATCTGATTACCAATGGAGAATTTTTACAATTTATACAAGCTGGTGGCTATGAAAATTCAGAATATTGGCATGGTGAATCCTGGCAATGGAAACAACAAAATAATGTGCAACATCCTAAATTTTGGCTATTGGAAAATTCCCACAATTACAAGTATCGGGCAACTTTTGATATTTTAGAATTGCCTGTAGATTGGCCAGTGGAAGTCAATTATTATGAAGCAATGGCTTACTGTCAATGGCAAGGTACTCGTTTAATGACAGAACCAGAATGGAATCGGGCTTGGGAATTTTCCACCAATAACCAGGGAGATAGGACTGAGGAAAATAATTATAATCTCAAACTGAAATATATTTCTCCCAGTCCCGTGGGCATGTTTTCAAAAAGATCCGGGTTAGCTGACCTACGAGGAAACGTGTGGGAGTGGTTATCTAGTACATTTTCTCCCCTACCTGGATTTACCACCCATTATCTATATGAAGACCAGTCAGCACCATTTTTTGATGGTAAGCATCAAATGATGGTTGGTGGTTCTTGGGCTACAAATGGCACTATGGCCCTACCCTGTTATCGCAACTGGTTTCGCCCCTATTTCTATCAGCATGTGGGTTTTAGAACTGCCATGAGTTTGTAA
- a CDS encoding FtsW/RodA/SpoVE family cell cycle protein encodes MNLRQLIPFFDHSAGNWAPEARLLRWLTLLWLILGLIMLFSASYPVAAERQDDGLYYFKRQIIWVFVGLILFNWIVNTPLSKILAASHWFLFLFLLLIFLILVPGVGKKAFDAARWIAIGPIPIQPSELIKPFLVLQSARIFAQWEKLSPQVRLFWLGVFCLVLLGILAQPNLSTTALCGMTIWFIALASGIPYRYLVGTALGGFSLALLSMSIKEYQRRRVMSFLNPWADPTGDGYQLVQSLLAVGTGQTWGVGFGMSQQKLFYLPIQDTDFIFAVFAEEFGFVGGIVLLLVLGMFATLGLIIAFKAKNPIHKLVATGVTVLIIGQSLLHIAVTTGAIPTTGLPLPMFSYGGNSMVASLMACSLLIRVARESSEAEILSLKKSD; translated from the coding sequence GTGAACCTACGTCAACTCATTCCATTTTTTGATCATTCTGCTGGTAATTGGGCCCCGGAAGCACGTTTGTTGCGCTGGTTGACATTGCTATGGTTAATCCTGGGGTTAATTATGCTTTTTTCTGCATCTTATCCCGTAGCTGCTGAACGCCAGGATGATGGGTTGTATTACTTTAAACGTCAAATTATTTGGGTCTTTGTTGGTCTCATTTTATTTAACTGGATTGTAAATACCCCCTTATCTAAAATTTTAGCAGCATCCCATTGGTTTTTATTCCTATTTTTATTACTAATTTTCCTCATCCTTGTTCCCGGGGTAGGAAAAAAGGCTTTTGATGCAGCGCGGTGGATAGCCATTGGTCCTATTCCCATTCAACCATCAGAATTAATCAAGCCATTTTTAGTCCTACAAAGTGCTAGAATTTTTGCCCAGTGGGAAAAACTCTCCCCACAAGTTCGTCTGTTTTGGTTAGGTGTGTTTTGTTTAGTCCTGTTAGGGATTCTTGCCCAACCTAATCTTAGTACCACTGCGCTTTGTGGCATGACAATTTGGTTTATTGCTCTAGCCAGTGGCATACCCTACAGATACTTGGTAGGAACAGCATTAGGAGGGTTTTCCCTGGCATTGTTAAGTATGAGTATTAAGGAGTACCAACGGCGTCGAGTCATGTCTTTTCTAAATCCTTGGGCTGATCCTACAGGGGATGGATATCAGTTGGTACAAAGTTTACTAGCAGTGGGTACAGGTCAAACCTGGGGAGTGGGATTTGGTATGTCCCAGCAGAAATTGTTTTATTTACCCATTCAAGATACGGATTTTATTTTTGCAGTTTTCGCTGAAGAGTTTGGTTTTGTGGGTGGTATAGTGCTTTTATTAGTGTTGGGTATGTTTGCAACCCTGGGATTAATAATTGCTTTCAAGGCTAAAAATCCCATTCACAAATTAGTAGCAACAGGTGTGACTGTACTTATAATTGGACAATCACTATTACATATTGCTGTTACAACAGGTGCCATACCAACCACGGGTTTACCTTTACCCATGTTTAGTTATGGGGGTAATTCCATGGTTGCCAGTTTAATGGCTTGCTCTTTATTAATTCGCGTTGCTAGAGAAAGTAGTGAAGCTGAGATTTTGTCGTTGAAAAAATCAGACTAA
- a CDS encoding phycobilisome linker polypeptide — MARLFKVTACVPSLTRTRTQRELQNTYFTKLVPYENWFREQQRIQKMGGKIVKVELATGRQGTNTGLA, encoded by the coding sequence ATGGCTCGTTTATTTAAAGTGACCGCTTGCGTTCCCAGCTTAACCCGCACCCGCACCCAAAGGGAATTACAGAATACTTATTTTACCAAGTTGGTTCCCTACGAAAACTGGTTCCGCGAGCAGCAACGAATTCAGAAAATGGGTGGTAAAATTGTTAAGGTAGAATTAGCAACTGGTAGGCAAGGTACTAATACTGGTTTGGCATGA
- the apcB gene encoding allophycocyanin subunit beta — MQDAITSVINSSDVQGKYLDTAALEKLKGYFATGELRVRAATTISANAAAIVKEAVAKSLLYSDITRPGGNMYTTRRYAACIRDLDYYLRYSTYAMLAGDASILDERVLNGLKETYNSLGVPAGATVQAIQAMKEVTASLVGADAGKEMGVYFDYISSGLS, encoded by the coding sequence ATGCAAGACGCTATTACCTCTGTAATTAATTCTTCTGACGTTCAAGGTAAATACTTGGACACCGCTGCTCTAGAAAAGCTGAAAGGCTACTTTGCGACTGGTGAACTGCGCGTGCGTGCAGCTACCACCATCAGTGCTAATGCTGCTGCAATCGTAAAAGAAGCTGTAGCTAAGTCCCTGTTGTACTCAGATATTACCCGTCCCGGTGGTAACATGTACACCACTCGCCGCTACGCAGCTTGTATCCGTGATTTGGATTACTACTTGCGTTATTCTACCTACGCCATGTTAGCTGGAGATGCTTCCATCTTAGATGAGCGTGTATTAAACGGTTTGAAAGAAACCTACAACTCCTTGGGTGTACCCGCTGGTGCTACAGTTCAAGCGATCCAAGCCATGAAAGAAGTAACTGCTAGCTTGGTTGGTGCTGATGCTGGTAAGGAAATGGGAGTTTACTTCGACTATATTTCCTCTGGTTTGAGCTAA
- the apcA gene encoding allophycocyanin subunit alpha has product MSIVTKSIVNADAEARYLSPGELDRIKSFVSGGAARLRIAQVLTDNRERIVKQAGDQLFQKRPDVVSPGGNAYGQEMTATCLRDLDYYLRLVTYGIVSGDVTPIEEIGIVGVREMYKSLGTPIDAVAGGVAAMKSVAATLLSAEDSAEAGAYFDYVVGAMS; this is encoded by the coding sequence ATGAGTATCGTCACGAAGTCCATCGTGAATGCTGATGCAGAAGCTCGCTACCTCAGCCCTGGTGAGTTAGATCGGATTAAGAGCTTTGTTTCTGGTGGTGCAGCACGTCTTCGTATTGCCCAAGTATTGACTGACAACCGCGAGCGCATCGTTAAGCAAGCTGGCGACCAATTGTTCCAAAAGCGTCCTGATGTTGTTTCTCCCGGTGGTAACGCTTACGGTCAAGAAATGACAGCTACCTGTCTTCGTGACCTAGACTACTACTTACGTCTTGTAACCTACGGAATCGTTTCTGGAGATGTGACCCCCATTGAAGAAATCGGTATCGTTGGTGTACGTGAAATGTACAAGTCTTTAGGTACACCCATTGACGCTGTAGCTGGTGGCGTTGCTGCAATGAAATCCGTTGCTGCTACCCTGTTATCCGCTGAAGACTCAGCTGAAGCAGGTGCTTACTTCGACTACGTTGTTGGTGCAATGTCATAG